Genomic DNA from Candidatus Binatia bacterium:
CTTCTTCTCGCCAAATCATCAGGGTGGGAACCTCGATTTGAGGATACCCCAACTTGCGCTGCCGCGTAGCAACGCCCTGTAGTAATTCAGCATGGCGGTCAGGGCACCCGGGATCGCCGCATACTGAAGGTAAACACCGACGACTTCGGGTGGAAATCGCGCTGGGTTGCGGCTCATCCGGATGAAAGCCTGGCGAATCGCCAGAAAGTCAAACGCGGCAAGAGCCCACTCCGGTAGCCAAGGTAACTGGAAAAATAATACGTACCACGAGCGAAGAAGTTGTTTTCCCCAGAGGGCGCGCTCCATCACCCCAGGATGGGGCAAGTTTAGGATCACCAGGCCGTCCAGAGGGCGAAGCCAGCGCATGGCAAAGTACCAAGCGATCAGCGCACCCCAGTCATGGCCTAAGAGCAATGTTGCCTCGCAGCGGCTCGCATCGACGAGAGTGCAAACGTCGTGCTGCGAGCATTCAATCGCATAGTCCTGAACCCGCGGTGGGCGAACACTCCCCCCGTAGCCTCGCAGGTCTGGTGCCCAGACCCGAAAACCAAGCTCGGCCAGCAACGGCATTTGGTACCGCCAGGGGTACCAGCACTCCGGAAAGCCGTGCAGACATAGGGCGAGTCGATCCCCTAGTCCCAGTTCTGCCACGTGGAAGGCTGCGTCGTCCCTCGACACTCATAGGTGCCGAACCCCCTTCACTTCGCCAGCGTACCATGTGCCTTTTGAGCTCATGACTAACGGTGTAATGAGAACGTGATGACTAGGCTACCTCCAGCAGTGAGCCTCGGTACGTCCAAGCAACCCAGGTGGGATAACTGGAGGCGAGAGTTGCCAGTCGACGGAGGGCAATCGAGAGCTCGCCGAGATTCTTGGTGCGCATCATGCGTCATCGCGTTGGCTTTCTGGTCGGCACTCGCGCCCCGCGCTGGGCTTGGTTCGGCGGTTGTCCCTGTGCCTGTGGGTGCACTCTGGCAGCATGCGCAAGCAGCGGCGCTCGTCCGAGTGACGGTTAAGGAAAGTTTCCGAAGACCTGGCGGGAGCCTTTACACGAGGGTGAGTTTGGAAATTTTGCAGGAGGTTCTTGCCGCACCGTTGCCGAGCCCGCTCATCCTAGAGTTGCCTGGTGGTGAGCGAGACGGTGAAATCGAAGTGACCTCAGGGATCCCTGACCTTGAGGTGGGGGCGACCTATGTCTTGCTGTTTACGCGCCGAATCAATGGTGCTTGGGAGCCTCTCCAATTGGAACTTGGCGTTTTCTCTGTCGCTCTTTCGGGCGACATCG
This window encodes:
- a CDS encoding alpha/beta hydrolase, translated to MAELGLGDRLALCLHGFPECWYPWRYQMPLLAELGFRVWAPDLRGYGGSVRPPRVQDYAIECSQHDVCTLVDASRCEATLLLGHDWGALIAWYFAMRWLRPLDGLVILNLPHPGVMERALWGKQLLRSWYVLFFQLPWLPEWALAAFDFLAIRQAFIRMSRNPARFPPEVVGVYLQYAAIPGALTAMLNYYRALLRGSASWGILKSRFPP